From the Colletotrichum lupini chromosome 10, complete sequence genome, one window contains:
- a CDS encoding glucose N-acetyltransferase has translation MFISTKRAVALTCAIFVFVFLTGYQSIKYNFIPNPLQNVLKNGTFNSSGSLAELKPFWTTEQLEPRFAYVQYATDIHYLCNAVINFNRLHRFGAKHDQVLIFPKTWVEGDSKEAKAIKTIQKALPDLDLRPFGLLSTHKGEATWSKSLTKFHAFDLTDYTRVLAFDSDSQVLNNMDHYFLAPMAAVAVPRAYWLNEKDTPVVKQVLGSHVMLIEPNKSRYDKIVSEALKSGDFDMEVMNHMFKDSAMILPHRRLALLTGEFRAKEHQKYLAPDDDEEWNAMAEVSRAYLVHFSDWPLPKPWLSRSDAQWKAALPDCPDDEEDKPDRPRCADRVMWEGFYEDYENDKKRYCKSWL, from the exons ATGTTCATATCGACGAAGCGCGCCGTTGCGCTGACTTGCGCCATTTTTGTCTTCGTTTTTTTGACGGGCTATCAGTCGATCAAGTACAATTTCATACCAAACCCTCTACAAAATGTCCTAAAGAATGGCACATTCAATAGCTCGGGCTCGCTTGCAGAGCTGAAGCCATTCTGGACTACCGAACAGCTAGAACCTCGATTTGCCTATGTTCAGTATGCGACGGACATTCACTACCTGTGTAATGCA GTGATTAACTTCAATCGCCTGCACCGCTTCGGCGCAAAACACGACCAGGTCCTGATCTTTCCCAAAACTTGGGTGGAAGGGGATTCAAAGGAGGCCAAAGCTATCAAGACCATCCAAAAGGCTCTACCGGACCTCGACCTGCGGCCCTTTGGTCTCCTCTCAACACACAAGGGAGAGGCAACATGGTCCAAGAGCCTGACCAAGTTCCACGCCTTCGATCTTACAGATTACACACGAGTGTTAGCCTTCGATTCCGACTCGCAGGTCTTGAACAACATGGATCACTATTTTCTGGCCCCAATGGCAGCCGTCGCCGTCCCCCGCGCCTACTGGCTGAACGAGAAGGATACGCCCGTCGTCAAGCAAGTCCTTGGCTCCCATGTCATGCTCATCGAGCCCAATAAGTCGCGGTATGACAAGATTGTGAGCGAGGCGCTCAAGTCCGGGGATTTCGACATGGAGGTCATGAATCACATGTTCAAGGACTCGGCCATGATCCTCCCGCATCGTCGACTTGCACTTTTAACCGGCGAATTCCGAGCCAAGGAGCACCAGAAATACCTTGCgcccgacgacgacgaggaatgGAACGCCATGGCCGAGGTATCAAGAGCCTATCTGGTCCACTTCAGCGATTGGCCGTTGCCAAAGCCGTGGCTCTCCCGTTCGGATGCGCAATGGAAAGCTGCCTTGCCGGACTGCCccgacgacgaagaagacAAGCCTGATCGACCCCGGTGCGCTGATCGGGTTATGTGGGAAGGATTTTATGAAGATTACGAAAATGACAAGAAAAGATACTGCAAGTCTTGGTTATGA
- a CDS encoding UDP-galactose transporter, whose protein sequence is MAPNNFARRRYARITAGIVLAMLVCQNAASILLQHKVQSRPQDNSARYEPLSAVVLSEALKLFISLGGAAWAYNNTEDRSAITSGFLDYVRSGHDNAAIPAFLYTLSATSQSFGAYHLSILPYLMLSQVKLILTPIFSKTLLKQTLHPHQWVCLVIMAAGIVMVQVGSLPSSLSDVNSSDAGKDRAFGIVAMLVAGCCSAFAGVYMEAVLKSSDRSFMVRNAQLAAYGCLCALGGFLWQSDFSAKGFFLGYTTLVWDFVLLQAMGGFLVSWAVRVSSTIAKNYAQSLGFLSASTIPLLSSPHALSFELYSGIAMVLGGVFGSLWKTEMPVDSKVDSDERPKEGSIV, encoded by the exons ATGGCGCCAAACAACTTTGCGCGTCGCCGATACGCTCGAATCACAGCTGGCATTGTTCTTGCGATG CTCGTCTGTCAAAATGCGGCCAGCATATTG TTGCAGCACAAGGTGCAGAGCCGCCCGCAGGACAATTCCGCTCGGTATGAGCCTCTCAGTGCTGTTGTCCTTTCCGAGGCTTTGAAGTTGTTCATCTCCCTCGGGGGTGCTGCTTGGGCTTACAACAATACTGAAGACCGCTCGGCAATTACTTCCGGGTTTTTAGATTACGTGCGGAGCGGCCATGACAACGCTGCCATACCGGCTTTCCTCTACACGCTCTCGGCCACCAGCCAGAGTTTTGGGGCTTACCACCTCAGCATTCTGCCGTACCTGATGCTGTCGCAAGTGAAGCTCATCCTGACACCTATCTTCAGCAAAACCCTCCTGAAACAGACACTGCACCCTCATCAATGGGTGTGCCTGGTTATCATGGCAGCAGGAATAGTCATGGTACAGGTCGGTTCTCTACCGTCTTCATTGAGCGATGTCAACAGCAGTGACGCAGGCAAAGATAGGGCCTTCGGGATTGTCGCCATGCTGGTGGCTGGTTGCTGTAGCGCTTTCGCGGGTGTCTATATGGAAGCTGTCCTGAAGTCCTCAGATCGTAGTTTCATGGTTCGCAACGCTCAGCTGGCGGCATACGGCTGTTTATGTGCACTCGGCGGCTTCTTGTGGCAGTCAGACTTTAGCGCCAAAGGTTTTTTCCTTGGTTACACGACGCTGGTCTGGGATTTCGTTCTGCTGCAAGCCATGGGAGGGTTTCTCGTCTCTTGGGCGGTCCGTGTATCGAGCACCATTGCCAAGAATTATGCCCAGAGTTTGGGTTTCCTGTCAGCCTCGACGATTCCCTTACTCTCGTCACCTCACGCATTGAGCTTTGAG TTGTACTCTGGTATCGCAATGGTTCTAGGAGGCGTATTCGGATCTCTCTGGAAGACCGAAATGCCTGTTGATTCCAAAGTAGACAGTGACGAAAGACCTAAAGAAGGATCAATAGTTTAA